The DNA region CGGGCATGACCCGCATCGTCCTATCCAACGAGGAGCGGAAGCGGCTGGCCGAGTCCGGCCTAAGTTCCCACATCCTAGCCAGCTCTGTCTCGCTGCTCCGCGCTGTGGAGGTAGACGATATTATGGCCGGCAACGATGAAAAGTAAAAGTCTTACCTAAGTAATATCCCAAATAACTAAGTAGAAACCTTTCgttaaataacatttaactTTATACCCGTCCGTAATTTCTTAATGTTGATGCACATTTTGATACTTTTAATCCTCTTTAAgttttaaacgctttaaatgCATATGTAACTACAATACATGCATACCATAGAAAACACCTAAGACTAAGTGGACTGCAGTAGCATTTAGTGGCAATGGTAACAATTGAATCCTTTCATAATATCTACATAATTCGCGGCagattcttttttttttttttaatattcctAATGAGAGTTAACGTAGTTGTaaaaccacccaaaattctAAAGTGGAGACACTCctcaatttttttaaatattgaaaaatgtcATTGTGACATTCAGGCAATTgacaacaatttttaaataagcaTGGTTTGTATGCTTGTCATAAAGCCTTCCCTTTCCCTGTCTGTAGTGCCAATCAGCCAATTTGCTTATAGTTGTTTTAACTAACCATGAAACTCCGGCCCAGATATCGCGCTGTCTCCGTGAACACCTCCGATACGCCTGTGCCGCGGGAGAGCAAGTCGAAGAAGCAGCCACAGTATGTGCCTACGATGCCCAACTCCAGCCACCTAGACGCAGTACCCCAAGCCACGCCAATCAACCGAAACCGAGTGCACACTAAGAAGGTTCGCACATTCCCGATGTGTTTCGACGACACGGATCCCACGGCCAGCCTGGAGAATGCGGCGCAGAAGGAATGCCTGGTGCCCATTCGACTGGACATGGAGCTGGAGGGCCAAAAGCTGCGCGACACCTTCACATGGAACAAGAACGAGAGTATGATTACTCCGGAGCAGTTCGCTGAGGTTCTGTGCGACGACCTGGACCTCAATCCCCTGCCCTTTGTGCCGGCTATTGCACAGGCCATTCGACAGCAGATCGAGGCCTTTCCCAACGATCCCCCTATCCTCGAAGAGAGCTGTGACCAGCGGGTGATTGTCAAACTGAACATTCACGTGGGCAACACCTCGCTCGTCGACCAGGTCGAGTGGGACATGTCCGAGAAGAACAACAACCCAGAGGAGTTTGCCATAAAACTCTGTGCAGAACTGGGACTGGGAGGAGAGTTTGTCACAGCCATTGCCTACAGCATTAGGGGTCAACTATCATGGCACTGTCGAACATACGCCTTCAGCGAGGCCCCTCTGTCAACGATTGATGTTCCCTTCCGAAACCCCAGCGACGCTGACGCGTGGGCCCCATTTCTAGAGACGCTTACCGACGCCGAAATGGAGAAGAAAATCCGCGACCAGGACCGAAATACCCGCAGAATGCGGCGACTGGCCAATACAACAACTGGTTGGTGATCTTCCGCCGATCCAGCAATATGTCACTAAAGTAATCCTATTAAGACCATTATAAATCTTAAATAAACGTGCGTCTGtcgattttaaaaggaataGTCTTCTATGTTAATTCCAGAAAAGATTTTCGTCTTTTGtgttgtaattaaaaaaaaagtccgCCCAACAATGTAGTTTCCAACAATGTTATAAAATAACATGCTGCCCTTTACGGCTTACACAAAACTCGAATTCTTATTCTACATTATCCAGTACTAACTCTCTGCCGAATCGGCCTTGTCCTGGTCTTGATCGCCGTCGTAGAACTCGTTCTTGGCGTCAACCATCTTGTCTTCATCGGCCACGGACATTCGAACGTCGGGATCACTCGCCTCTTCCCGGCTATTGCGCAGCTCCTCCAAGTCCACATCAGGCGGGGTCTGCACCATTTGGACGCTGGGCGAGTGCTGGCACATCTTAAGGTTTTCATATACATGCTTTACGATTAGTTCCAGATACTGCTTTGAGTTTGCATTATCTTGGCGTGAGTTAATCTCTGGATGGAGTGTAAAGTCGGGGGCGAAGAAGTCGTAATACTCTGTGGGAGGCAGATCATTTTCAATGTCTTGGTCCACCAGCAGTGAGGTCTCGTGCGTCCAGCAGCGGGCCACGTTCCGTAATGTGTAGCCACCGCCTCCAACCACCAATGTGGGTACGTTTAGTTCTTTCACAAACTTGACACACTCTCCATGTCCCTTGGTGCTCAAGGAGAAGCAACCCAGTCGATCTCCTGCTAAAGAATCCGCGCCACACTGCAAAACGATGGCCGTGGGCCGGTAGAAGTCCATAATGGCCGATATGATTGGTTTAAACACCTGGAAATAGCTCTGGTCATCAATGCCCTCCTTTAGCGGGACATTCACGCTGTAGTATCGTCCCGATTCGGCGCCTATCTCGTACATGTCTCCCGTGCCAGGGAAAAAGTAGTTTCCATATTTGTGAAACGAGGCTGTCATTACTCGGTCCGTAAGGTAGAAGGCCTCCTGCACCCCGTCGCCATGATGAACATCGATGTCGATGTAAAGCACCCGGGGATGGTACTTCAGCAGCTCCAGAATGCCGATGACAATGTCATTTACGTAGCAGAACCCACTTGCCTCGAACTTCTTGGCGTGATGCAGTCCGCCTGACCAGTTTATGCATATGTCGCTGTGGTTGTGGTTTAGCTTTTGGGCTCCCTCCAGCGAGGCACCTGTGTACATTGCACAGAAGTCGAAAAGGCCATCGAACACGGGACAGTCCTCGCCTACGCTGAAGTGCGCCAGGTACTTGGTGTAGGCCACCGCTGAAGGAGAGAAAATAACCCGGGTATTGTACATGTAATTGTATGCTGCGTTCAAATGAGGCGTGTGTCTCTTCTACTTACAATTGCACTGGATGTTTTGTGGAGTCACTTGCTGTAGGTAGGCGATGTACTCGTCGCTGTGGAAGCGGAGCATGTCCTGCGCACTGGCTCTGCAAAGGATTATGAATTAGGATATATTAAAGAATACACCTCTCTGACAAACCTACTTGTACGGCCTGTAGATCTTCATTTTCTTGTGCAGTCCGTAGTTCATCACTAGGCTGTGAGTGACCGCCAGGCGTTGCGGCTTCATTGGATGCCCCGCTCCATAGTGGAAGTTGCCCACGTCCGCGTTGTAGAAGTATGAAACCCTCCGGTCCGTCATCGCGCTAACCTTTTTTAATGGGATAGGATCCTGTAGGGACACCGTAATCCCCTAGTTGTCGACCAAATCCTCGCCGGGCAGCAAGTACGTCTTCGCATACAGGACTATCAGCAGAACGGCCACAATGAAAAGGAGTCGCCGGGTTGTGTCGTATTCGCCCAACAGCATGCCGCCTCCGTGGTCACTGGACCCACATAAAATCCACTTATATACCTTTATTTAAGCGCGGGAAATCAATTTGCAAACTTATTGCTAATTGAAGACAGCTTGAATAGGCGTTTGTCGATAATTTACTAAAAATACCCACAGTTAGTGATGTCAAAACGGGCATAAACAACGCGCACTTACGACACGAAAGCATCCCTAGCTTGGTAAGCAAAATATCGAAACccacaaaatattttgtctCCCAactaatttgttttgtttcatGGTTTCGTTGATGCAAATATACCTTTACCGAAGGCATAGTGTGTGCAATTTGATAATCATAGttataaattaacattttaattgcttgcatttaaatggaatgaATAGAAGAACTCAATCCAACCAGAAAAACCCGCTAGACGTGACCGAAAACCGCCTGGCCGGCAGCACTGTGGCCGCCTGTCGCGCTCTTCTTATCGGAAACATTAATGGATAACCTTCATCCAGTTGGAGTGGAATGCAGTAATCAACAATAAAAGCCAGTGTGCAAAGGAATAAAGAAACTGTGTCAACTGGCTGAAAACGGCGAAACAGGAAGCGCTTCTTTGGGCCTTAGCAACCGATAAATCCGCCAGGCGAGCAAAATCGAAGCAAATTACGAAACCGCCATTGATTTTGGTTCCAATCAAAATGACACTTGTGCCCTGGCGCAAATAGTCTTCAAAAAACTTTAAGTCCACGGAGAAAGCTGAACCCTCAAGAAATCTGCGATGTTGACTCTGTATTACGTGAGTGCTACCGTCCTGCAGTCCTGGCGCATTCAGAAGGCCTGCTCCAAGATCGCCGAGCACCTCGCGCATCCCTCGAGCATCGCCTTCTATACCCTCCAAGCTGGCAGCGATGACGGGTTCGGTAAGTGGCGGTGTCACTTGAAGGCGGTCACGCTTATATATAAAGGCGGGCCCCTCTTCCGCAGATCCCGCCCTGGCCAGCTCCGAGCTGTGCGGCAACCGGAACGCGGCCAAGGTCACGGACATCCTATGGCTGCACGCCAACCAGCGGGGCTGCTGCCTGCGTCCGCGGCAAACGCTGCACATCACGCCTTGGATCAGCTTCCCGCCGGCACCCAGTCTGCTGCCCTTTTCCTATGCCCCCGACACCATTACGCCCGTGTCCACGCCCACGGAGGCGGACGTCCCACGCAGGCAACGGGTCTCGCTTTCTGCGCCTGACGAGGGACGGATGCAGCTGCTTCTTGAGGCTCACATAGAGCCACTACAACGGCCCAGCTCCGAGGACACAATAGCAATACGGGTAAGTACTTACTTTACTTAACCCTATTACTGTCACTTTGTGATATATTTGTAGGATTTACACTTTTTAAGGACACAATTTTCGAAATGAGTTCAAATTATATTGTACTGATTCTTAGAATCAACATTTTTGACCATCCTTTTACGGTAATCTTGTTACGTTAGACAACTAAAGTAAAGTACGAATTCGGTACATTCCCAATTCAATCAATAGAAGCAGTCCGTCTTGAGCAAATTtaagttataaatattttgttgttgcttttgatTCATATACATTTAAGGGTAGCTTTTTAATGCACTTTTAACTAATTTGTAACTCATTAATAAGGGGGATTTCGAATAACAAAAAACTCGAAAGTATTTTAAGAATGCTACTAAGAGGTTTTCGTAATTTAAGTTAACCCACTTCGTAACTCCATAAAAGGACCAGATAGtgattttttacttttcaacTTAAGGACAATCAAATTTTCTGTGACGCCGCAGTGCGGACGTTGGTGCGTGCGCCAATCTTATTAGGATGTACATATTTGAATCGATAGGGCGCTGGCGCCATACATATGTCTGCTAACCAAGGGTATCCTTTCGTGTGTCCTTTCTTCTTCTTGCATGTCGGGGACTCATAAATCAGCTGGAAGATTACGGTAAGCTAATTGCATGGAAAATAGACTCCCACCTGGCGGTGCTCATCGAGACAGACGTCGAGCACTTCACACAGCTTTTGATAACGACTTTCTTGCGAAATAACTTATGCATTAACGATCAGCTGCCACTTTTGCGGATTGAGTGTAAGCTGCACCTGAAATTGTTTTAAGGATTTGACTTCACCTGAAATCACACTGATTTATTGTTTCTCCCTTCTAGCGGTGCAAAGGGAAGGAGATCCGCAGCCCTTTGAGTTGCTGGCCAAGCATCTGAAGCGGCAGTCTCGCATAAGCGTCGGTCTGGACAAGGATGGCTGGAAGAAGCACATGGAGGACTTGCGAGCCGTAGGTGTGCTGGCGCACCAGGCCACCGAGTTTGAGTACCAAAGGAATCGCTCTGAGGGAAGAACGAAATCTGATCCCATAACACATGTTCATCACCCGACTTCGGAGGTCGTGGCCAAGGCTGTGGCTGTGGTGGAGCCCACCAACAAGGCATATCTGTCTCCGGCAAGGATGGCAGAAGCTTGCCTTAAACCTGAGGCCAAGGGACCGCCTACAAAACCTCCTCCTACTAAAGGCGATGACAAACCCACTCCTGTTAAGAGCGGGGAAAAGCCAATCACAGGCAAGGACGACTCGAGATTAACGCCAACCAAGGGTGAATCGAAGCCAAGTGATCTACAGAAGCTAGCGGCAGCACAGCAGCAAAAGATAGAGGGCGTGCAGGTTTCGCCCTTTAAGCCTCCAACCCTAACTAAGCCACCTATACTAAGTAAATTTGATGAGCCTGCTAAGATATCAGATCAGCTAACAAAGCCCAGGAAATCTTTTGAGGCGGTAAAGACCTTAAATTCTCCTCTGTCATCTAGAGCTGCTCCTTTGCGTCCTGTGCTGCAACGCAACAAGGATAGCTTGCAGGATGCCAAGCCACTGAATGTTTTGGTTTACTCGGACAGTGCAAGTTCCCGGGAATCTACATTGGCCACTATTCAGCAGCTACTGGAGTGCAATGTGTACACCATCTATCCTCTGATGCCTCAGCAAGTGGCTCAAAAATATTGGATGGAACAAACTGCATTGCTGGTCGTATGCGGATCGGTGGCACCCGGAATCGGGCAGATATTGGTGGACTACTTTCTGCAGGGTGGCAAGCTGTTAAGCCTGTGTTCGGATATACTGCACTTTGTACTCCCCAACTATCGCACAGCGGAGGTAGAACTCTTTTCTGTTCAAAATATCCTTAAGTGCGCAAactttttttataattttccgCAGGTACGAGAGCACGAATTGGTCCAGTTTTCCTATGACAAATGGCAGCGGGTCAAGATGATGCACCACATCTTTTGCTACCACCCTTCGCCGGTCAAGAAACACTTCTCGACGGATAGCGAGGAGTCAGCCAAGTCGCACTCCCGCAAACCGTGAGTAACTATTGCTGCTTACACTGAGATGCAGCATACTGACAGTGTCCAAGAACTATTACTAAGTTTGCCGATCTATTAAATAATGCAAAACCCAATAACTGAGAATCAGTGCACTTGAAACCGAAATATTGCATGTTATATACAACCGAAAGACCAAATCAAGTAGCTTATTGCACATGCGGCCGGTAAAATTATTAGACGCTACTTTTTATAACCCTTGCAGTTGATTTATACATTCCAGTCGGAAGCTGGCAGCGCAGTAGATAATGAATTTGCgaccatataaattatatatattcttgaacAATTCCAACAATCGGGTACGTTTAGCCAAGTCCCTCTGGCCGCCTTTCCGGTTCTATGCAAACTAACCTCTCAGTTCAATAGCTGACTGCCGGAAACTTTCCTGAAACAATTATTTCTATCTCAGGTAGTTCTTATATTATGTAGAAATGGACTGACCTCTATATTAAATGACTGGAATAATatacaaacaagagagaacgctatagtcgagttccccgactatctgatacccgttactcagctagtggaagtgcgaaggagtgtcttcaactctgacagtttttggcggtttgtgggcgttggaaacatgaatcgacaaacttgcgctgcgtctatgtctctggagtctgtatgcctaatctaaactttctagcttttgtagtttctgagatctcagcgttcatacggaccgatagacagacagacagacggatctggctattgatcctgatcaagaatatatatactttatatggtcggaaacgcttccttctgcctgttacatacttttcaacgaatctagtatacccttttactctacgagtaacggatataatAAATCCAATAATACACAAgctaattataataaataatattcctTTGAGTATATTCGTATTATAAATACTATTGAGCTGCCATAGAAACAGTCGGGATTTTTAAGAGTTCTCATTCGATATTAATCAGTTGTTTTTCTGAACATATAACTACTGCAAGGGTTTATGAGTTTCGGCTTGCCGAAGCTAGCTTCCCTTCTTGTTTGAGTTATACTCGTTATATTACTTTTTCTAAATGGCGCTTGTAAGCCAAAAAAGGCATGGCAGAACATTAGTGTGATCCAACATTTTCTAATTAATCGTACTTGTACTACACCGTTTCTAACCAATTCTCATTTTATTTCTCAATTGTTTCATGCTAAAACTGCTCCTATTTACTCTAAATATGGCCTAATTTTTTTTGATTCGGTGTGCACTATAATTCATCCAAACTCCGTATTTAATACGCATAACCAACTAACCGATCTATATTCTAATCTCTCTTGCCTCCTCTTTTAAATGGTTGAATGTACCATTCatgtaaaattatattttatgtaatttaATTGATCAAATGTGTTATATACATTTGTCATTTCAAACTTTTTCATCTTCCTACTACGTTTCCTTTGCGGTCTGCGTGATCGATTCTTTTCCTGCCTGTCTATATCCATAAATTACTGCGTGTGCTTCTATATGTGTGTGCTATCACTATTATAATCCTACCTACCAttaaccaaaataaaaacaaacaaaatcgaaaaaaacacaaaatcaaaCCACGAAACGCTGCTCAGAGCTTTAGTATGTCCAAGGTCCATGGAACTGAAGGATCTGGCCGGTCACAACCACAATTTGGATGTCCAGGTGCTGGGAACCGAGGAAACCTGGAATACGCCTAGCTTGATATTGGCCAAGAACCTGCAGAGCGGCGGACAAGCTGTCTTCTCCCAAGTAAGTGTAAGTAAGTATGTAAATACTTGAATTAAAACACGCCGTTCCTTTGCAATAAATAGGTTCATTTGGAAATGAATCCCAGCGAATTTGAATCAGATGAGACTATGCACTTCATTCTGAAGCAAAACGACCGAACTCGCCTTGAGATATTTGCGGATCTCTTGGGAAAGTATTTGGATATGCAGGTTCGCGGTGGAGAGGGTGCCGACCAGCCGCAGTCTGGAGTGGTCTACAAGCACGCATATTTTCTAGGTCGGTACGAGGTTAGTTCGTCTTTTTACTTGTTTTGTTATCAGAATCGAACACCCTTtctattgttttattttccagGCTAAGTTTGAGCTTCTGGAAAAGCTGCGTCTGCGCTGCAGCGGATCTGACAACGTAATAGCAACACCAAATCTGACGATGAAATTCTGTGGCAAGGACGATAAGCCTCCAATTGCCAACAACAATGTACTGCCCATACTTATACATTCCTGTCCGGAGGACTTCTCCACCGTTGATTACTTTGATGTGCGCGCAATCTAGTCAATTGAAGAATTCAATCTAATAAAGTTCTCTCATTTTAAAGAAACTCAAAACGGAACAAATTGGACGACTGGTCATCTATGCACCGGTAGTAAGCAGCTCCATGCATCTCATAAACAACCTGGAGCTCATTAACGGTCTGGCTGTGCTTCCCGTGCAACAGACCTCTGGGGTGGGTCGTAGAAATAATCAAGTAAATATTCTAGAAGTCGCCAGACTTCAGTTCTTGTTGATATGATCCCTTTGCGCTTTTCAGTGGCTTAGTCCCCCGGGCTGCGCCATGTTCTCGCTGCAGCTGCACCTGGCCATGGACTCCGCTTTAGGTTCTCGTATGCCGCTGTTGCAACACCTAATCGGAACGGCGATTGTCAACTCCCTCCGGGGTCATGAACAGTACGGGGTGAGTTAAGattgtaaatttgtaattttaaatgaaGCATAATTGACCTTAAGCTGAGCGGATTGTTTCGATTATCCGTATGTGGATAATAAAGCCCAATGAGACAAGCCTCAGATCTGTAAATCTTCCAACAAAGTGCCTCAGATCTGAAAATCTTCCAACAAAGTGCACAAGGATTGttaagttttataattttatttgacaTTTTCTTGATTTCGCATTTAAAGTCCATTTACTATATACACTTGACCATACATAATtcacaatatatttttagttaaacACTAATCCGTCATATACATTGATgtatatacatgtacatatatatagagtTTCACTTACACATAATtaacaatttacaaattgcTCACCTGATTAACATttacatttgtttatatttgccacagtgcttgtttgtttgtatatatatgtcCATGCCTTCTCAGTTTGGCTTTGCTCTTAAACACTTAAAAGGTTTGTCTTTTTCGATTTATCATTtgattttcctttgttttctttgctaACAACTGCAACTGAAGTGCTCCCTATACTACATAAGTAGTTTTAAAACCGATTGCTATAATTTGTTAGTTAAGTTTAGGTATTTACAATCTTCGCTCGGTTTCATAGAACTTCGCTTGGGAGAGTTTGTGAAGAGTGGGAACAAAGCGAGTTAGCTTAGTTGGTAGGTCAAAATTGTACTACACAGTGAATGTGACCAGGCTGCAGCTCCCTCAGAACACAGACTCGGCGGATCGGGAAAGGTTGACAGGGTGGGAGGGACTGCGCGCCAGACGCTTCTTGGGAAGATGCTCCAGCAATGACAGCAGACGTGCGAATTGTGGTCGGTGCTCTTTCTCGTATGTCCAGCACAGCATCAGCAAGTCTTTGACATCCCGTCCAGACTGCAGGTTGGCCAGCGACTGCTTCATCCCACGGCCCACCTGCCAGATGATCGATTCCGCCGGCTGATCCTTGAACGTAAACTCGCCGCAAATCAGCTCGTACCAAACTGTTCCAAAAGAGTATACATCGGAGTATGGGGTAAACTCCAAACACTCTCCACGCGGCTTTTCCGGCTGCAATGCTCGGATAAGCTCCGGCGCCAGGTAGCACAACCAGTTGTGGGGCACCCCTAGGCCCATATCACAGTAGAGCAGCTTGGTTGAGCTGAACAGTCCAAAGTCCGTGATAATTACCTTGCCGTTCTCAATAAAGATATTCTTGGTGCGTAAATCCTTGTGAATGATCTCCCTCGCGTGCAGGTAGCCCATACCCTGGGCGATTTGCTGAGCAATGAGGAGAGTTCGGTTCATGGCAAACTTCTCCCGGCGCTGGTGAATATAAGTATACAAGGTGTTGCCCTTGCACAAGGAAGTCACAATGGCCAAATATGGTGGGTTCATGCAGGCTCCCATGAACAGCACCAGATTCTCGTGTCGAGTGTTTTTGAAGTTGGCTACTTCGCTGCGAAAGGTCTCTAGCATGTGTTCGTCTTGCAGATAGTCCTCGTTGAGCAGCTTTACCGCGACATCTCCGTGCCACAGGGCTCGATGCACGGTTCCAAAGCGTCCTTGCCCTATCCGCTCGAGCAGAAGCAGATCACCATACGGGATGTCCCATTCCTTGAGTGAGATAGAGTTCTGACGCCAGTGTCCCGAGTCTCCGTCTTCTGTTGAATCCACCCGAACGGGTGTCCGGTCCGAATCCGTGCTCGCACTTCCAGACAAGGAGACTGTTTTGTCGCTGTCATTTGACTTGTGCGTGTCCGTGTACTCGCTGGTGAAAGGCGTCCTCTTATCCACACCGGCTGTGCTTAATTTCCGCGGAAAGAAACTGCTGGTGCTGGTTGTGGTTGTGCTATTCACCAGACTGCCCGTCAAGGTGGCAGCACTAGAAGCGTTTGAAGTTTGGCTACCGATGAGGGAGCTCATGTGCCCATTAGAGCTGCTTACCAGACTATCCAGCCCTCCATTGGCTGTTACAGGCGCCGTGGGAAATTGGTCTGCCACTGGTTCATTCGAGATGAGCGACacaccaccgcctccgccaCTTCTTGTCACCGTCACGTTTGGAAAGTTGAATTGACTCGGCTGGTGCTTGCCAAGCGAAGGTGTAGGTAACAGATTGGCGCTAGAGCTGCTGCCAGCCTGATCCAGTTCGCGCTCCCTTTGCTGGAACAGCGCCGGACTGCTTGGGGTGGAACTCGTGCAGCTGGAACTCGGCGAACTGCTGTCGCCGTGCTGTTGATGCAATGGCTTACCCAAAGTGCTCTTCTTTACCAAAGGTGATCCTTTCGCCGCGCCGTGCACATGCGGCAGACTGGCGTATCCGCCCTGTTCTTTTATGTGCCGAAACTCGTCTACATATTCTCGTGGAAGTCCACAAGAAGGCGGCACGTGTGGGGCGCATGACTTGTGGCAGATGTACTTGCAGTCGGTGCACTTCATCCAGCGGTGGAACACCTGCTTCTGGCATAGTGTGCAACTGGCCATGAAGCCCAAAGCCTTGGTGAAACGATGCTTAATGGCATGACCCATGCCCACGTGACCCACGCCCGGGGAGCACGGCACCATAAGCACGTTTGAGGAACTTCCTCCGGTGGTGGCATTAGTATTTGCGTCCACAAAGATGTCCGAGCTGGTTGAGCTGTGACTATCGGGGCTGGGATCAGTAGGCAAACGGTTGCGGGTTAATTGCTCCCCGTCCACTTGCACGTGGCTCTGGCTCAGCAAGGTCTGGTGCTTTCTTGCTGGTGGCGGGGTACCACGACCCCTCTGCGGTGTTCCGTTAAGACTGCTGCTTAGCCCACTGGAAGGCGTGAAGGGCGAGTTAGGGGGCGAGGGCGTGAGGGTTAAGGTCAACTGGGAACCCTGTGTGCTGTTCAGCTCTTCCATCGCTAAGGGCGATTGTCGGCCACTTTTGGAGGTAGTGGAGTTGGTCAGAGTGGAATT from Drosophila santomea strain STO CAGO 1482 chromosome 3R, Prin_Dsan_1.1, whole genome shotgun sequence includes:
- the LOC120451035 gene encoding SWI/SNF-related matrix-associated actin-dependent regulator of chromatin subfamily B member 1 codes for the protein MALQTYGDKPVAFQLEEGGEYYYVGSEVGNYMRHFRGILYKKYPGMTRIVLSNEERKRLAESGLSSHILASSVSLLRAVEVDDIMAGNDEKYRAVSVNTSDTPVPRESKSKKQPQYVPTMPNSSHLDAVPQATPINRNRVHTKKVRTFPMCFDDTDPTASLENAAQKECLVPIRLDMELEGQKLRDTFTWNKNESMITPEQFAEVLCDDLDLNPLPFVPAIAQAIRQQIEAFPNDPPILEESCDQRVIVKLNIHVGNTSLVDQVEWDMSEKNNNPEEFAIKLCAELGLGGEFVTAIAYSIRGQLSWHCRTYAFSEAPLSTIDVPFRNPSDADAWAPFLETLTDAEMEKKIRDQDRNTRRMRRLANTTTGW
- the LOC120451032 gene encoding histone deacetylase 3; amino-acid sequence: MTDRRVSYFYNADVGNFHYGAGHPMKPQRLAVTHSLVMNYGLHKKMKIYRPYKASAQDMLRFHSDEYIAYLQQVTPQNIQCNSVAYTKYLAHFSVGEDCPVFDGLFDFCAMYTGASLEGAQKLNHNHSDICINWSGGLHHAKKFEASGFCYVNDIVIGILELLKYHPRVLYIDIDVHHGDGVQEAFYLTDRVMTASFHKYGNYFFPGTGDMYEIGAESGRYYSVNVPLKEGIDDQSYFQVFKPIISAIMDFYRPTAIVLQCGADSLAGDRLGCFSLSTKGHGECVKFVKELNVPTLVVGGGGYTLRNVARCWTHETSLLVDQDIENDLPPTEYYDFFAPDFTLHPEINSRQDNANSKQYLELIVKHVYENLKMCQHSPSVQMVQTPPDVDLEELRNSREEASDPDVRMSVADEDKMVDAKNEFYDGDQDQDKADSAES
- the LOC120451037 gene encoding uncharacterized protein LOC120451037, with protein sequence MLLGEYDTTRRLLFIVAVLLIVLYAKTYLLPGEDLVDN